From the Streptococcus sp. 29887 genome, one window contains:
- a CDS encoding GNAT family N-acetyltransferase, which produces MTIRKATQSDIPVLNELLQDILQVHHQARPDIFKSEGQKYSEEELRKLLDNPAKSVFVYELEGQVVGHLFCEITTATGDVLEPVKTLYIDDLCVGSSARGQKIGEQLYTFALSYAKEQGCHNLTLDVLADNAGAVRFYDRLGMKPQKFRMEKIID; this is translated from the coding sequence ATGACCATACGTAAAGCTACACAATCAGATATTCCAGTATTAAATGAATTATTGCAAGATATTTTACAGGTTCATCATCAAGCACGACCAGATATTTTTAAGAGTGAGGGTCAAAAATATTCTGAGGAAGAATTAAGAAAACTTTTGGACAATCCTGCTAAGTCAGTTTTTGTTTATGAACTGGAAGGTCAGGTTGTTGGTCATCTTTTTTGTGAAATCACGACTGCGACTGGTGATGTTTTGGAACCAGTTAAGACCTTGTATATTGATGATCTGTGTGTAGGCTCTTCTGCGCGTGGTCAAAAAATTGGTGAGCAATTGTATACATTTGCTCTCTCTTATGCCAAGGAGCAGGGCTGCCACAATCTAACCTTGGATGTATTGGCAGACAATGCGGGGGCTGTTCGCTTTTATGACCGTTTGGGTATGAAACCACAAAAATTCCGTATGGAGAAAATAATTGATTAA
- a CDS encoding hydroxymethylglutaryl-CoA reductase, degradative — protein sequence MAHFSGFYKKSRQERIDIFHHHRSLSEDSLDILYKDENLSEAIAGKMAENHLGTFSLPFSVLPELLVDGQMYSVPMVTEEPSVVAAASFGAKIIARSGGFTTTIHNRIMIGQVALFDVPDHSRAKQVILDQKDNILETANQAHPSIVKRGGGARDLTVESKEDFLIVYLQVDVQEAMGANILNNMLEAIKDDLEVLSNGQALMGILSNYATESLVTAQCRLSISNLATSSAIAQETAQKIALASKLAQLDPYRAATHNKGIFNGIDAVVIATGNDWRAVEAGAHAFASRDGHYKGLSTWTVDGEHLVGSITLPLPIASVGGSIGLNPKVAVAFDLLNQPKARQLASIIASVGLCQNFAALRALVTSGIQAGHMKLHAKSLALLAGAEEDEVDKLAQLLRQEKHSNLETAQKLLAKMREH from the coding sequence ATGGCACATTTCTCAGGATTCTATAAAAAATCACGTCAAGAACGCATTGATATTTTCCATCACCATCGTTCCCTATCCGAAGATAGCCTAGACATTCTTTACAAAGATGAAAACCTGTCTGAAGCAATTGCAGGTAAGATGGCGGAAAACCATCTGGGAACTTTTTCCCTACCCTTCTCTGTTCTGCCTGAACTGCTTGTGGATGGACAAATGTATTCTGTACCGATGGTCACTGAAGAACCTTCTGTGGTTGCAGCTGCCTCTTTTGGAGCCAAAATCATTGCCCGGTCTGGCGGTTTTACAACCACCATCCACAACCGCATCATGATTGGACAGGTAGCACTTTTTGATGTTCCTGATCATAGCAGAGCAAAACAAGTTATTCTTGACCAAAAGGACAATATTTTAGAAACTGCCAATCAAGCCCATCCATCTATTGTGAAACGCGGAGGGGGCGCTCGTGACCTGACTGTGGAAAGTAAGGAAGATTTTCTGATTGTCTATCTTCAGGTGGATGTTCAAGAAGCCATGGGTGCCAATATTCTCAATAATATGCTGGAAGCCATTAAGGATGACTTGGAAGTACTTAGCAATGGACAGGCTTTGATGGGTATTCTTTCCAACTACGCAACGGAATCCCTGGTCACTGCCCAGTGCCGTCTTTCCATCTCCAACCTTGCAACTAGCTCAGCTATTGCCCAAGAAACTGCTCAAAAAATCGCCCTGGCTAGCAAGCTGGCTCAGCTGGACCCTTATCGTGCTGCGACCCATAACAAGGGGATTTTTAACGGTATTGATGCCGTGGTGATTGCGACTGGAAACGACTGGCGGGCGGTGGAGGCTGGCGCTCATGCTTTTGCTAGTCGTGATGGCCACTATAAAGGGCTATCCACTTGGACAGTTGACGGGGAGCATTTGGTCGGCTCCATCACCCTGCCCCTTCCGATTGCATCGGTCGGTGGCTCCATTGGACTCAATCCCAAGGTGGCCGTTGCTTTTGACCTGCTCAACCAGCCCAAAGCCCGCCAACTGGCCTCCATCATCGCTTCTGTCGGGCTCTGTCAAAACTTTGCTGCCCTGCGTGCCCTAGTCACCTCTGGCATTCAGGCGGGACACATGAAACTCCATGCCAAATCCCTAGCCCTGCTTGCTGGCGCTGAGGAAGATGAAGTGGACAAACTAGCCCAGCTCTTGCGTCAGGAAAAACACAGCAACCTTGAAACTGCACAAAAGCTCTTAGCAAAAATGAGAGAACACTAA
- a CDS encoding hydroxymethylglutaryl-CoA synthase produces the protein MNIGIDKIGFAAPDYVLDLADLALARNIDPNKYKIGLLQSEMAVAPVTQDIVTLGAQAAAAILTEEDKQTIDMVIVGTESSVDQSKAAAVSIHGLLGIQPFARSIEMKEACYGATAGLSLAKSHIAQFPESKVLVIASDIAKYGVASGGEPTQGAGAVAMLVTANPRIMVLNNDNVCQTRDIYDFWRPNYDKYPRVDGRFSTIQYTDCLTTTFDYYQKKTGKSLEDFAAMCLHIPFSKQGLKGLQAIAKNEETLNRLTERFQEAIVYNKVVGNIYTGSIFLSLLSLLENSRALEAGDQILFYSYGSGAVCEIFSGQLVDGFQNQLEENRLEKLNQRKKISVEEYENIFFQEVSLDETGTAIDLPTDPAPFALIQVDKHKRIYRK, from the coding sequence ATGAACATCGGTATTGATAAAATCGGTTTTGCGGCACCCGATTATGTTTTAGATTTGGCTGATTTGGCCCTCGCCCGCAACATTGACCCTAACAAATATAAGATTGGACTTCTCCAGTCAGAGATGGCTGTCGCACCTGTTACACAAGATATTGTTACCCTTGGTGCTCAAGCTGCTGCAGCTATCTTGACAGAAGAAGACAAACAAACCATTGACATGGTCATCGTCGGAACTGAGTCAAGCGTGGATCAAAGTAAGGCCGCTGCTGTATCTATTCACGGTTTGTTAGGCATCCAGCCCTTTGCTCGCTCCATCGAGATGAAGGAAGCTTGTTACGGAGCCACAGCTGGACTAAGCTTAGCCAAGAGCCATATCGCTCAATTCCCTGAATCCAAAGTCTTAGTGATTGCAAGTGACATCGCCAAGTATGGAGTAGCTTCAGGAGGCGAGCCAACTCAAGGTGCTGGCGCCGTTGCCATGTTGGTCACTGCTAACCCACGCATTATGGTTCTCAATAATGACAATGTTTGCCAGACTCGCGACATTTATGACTTCTGGCGACCAAACTATGACAAGTACCCTCGCGTTGATGGTCGCTTCTCTACAATCCAATACACCGACTGCCTGACCACAACCTTTGATTACTACCAGAAGAAAACTGGCAAGTCACTGGAAGATTTTGCAGCCATGTGCTTGCACATCCCCTTCTCCAAGCAAGGTCTCAAAGGTTTACAAGCCATCGCTAAAAATGAAGAAACCCTCAACCGCTTGACAGAGCGCTTCCAAGAAGCCATCGTCTATAACAAGGTTGTCGGCAATATCTACACAGGCTCCATCTTCCTCTCTCTCCTTTCCCTTTTGGAAAATAGCAGAGCGCTCGAGGCAGGGGATCAAATCCTCTTTTATAGCTATGGTAGCGGTGCTGTCTGTGAAATCTTCAGCGGTCAGCTGGTGGATGGTTTCCAAAATCAATTAGAAGAAAACCGCTTAGAAAAACTCAACCAACGTAAAAAAATCAGTGTAGAAGAATACGAAAATATCTTCTTCCAAGAAGTCAGCCTAGACGAAACGGGTACGGCTATCGACCTACCCACAGACCCAGCACCATTTGCCCTTATCCAAGTAGATAAGCACAAACGCATCTATCGTAAATAA
- a CDS encoding acetyl-CoA C-acetyltransferase, with protein MQKVAIVSAYRSAIGSFGGSLKDIEIADLGAQVLQAALENKQISANLVDEVIFGNVLSAGHGQNIARQIAIKAGLPETTSAYCVNKVCGSGLKSVLLAAQSIMLGDNDVVLAGGIEIMSQAAYLSKSSRFGSKLGHISLEDSMLTDGLTDAFNDYHMGITAENVAERYHISREAQDVFAYSSQEKAAKAITEGRFVDEIVPIRLNSRKGESIFDKDEYPRLTPLDKLATLRPAFKKDGTVTAANASGINDGCAVLLLMSEEKATELNLTPLAYIESYATSGLDPALMGMGPVTASQQALQKIDKTVEDIDLFELNEAFAAQSIPVVDQLGADPAKVNVNGGAIALGHPIGASGSRILVSLIHELIKQDKELGLCALCIGGGQGISLIVSNAQKNSN; from the coding sequence ATGCAAAAAGTAGCTATCGTGTCTGCCTACCGTTCTGCCATTGGCAGTTTCGGAGGTAGCCTAAAAGATATTGAAATCGCTGATTTAGGGGCGCAAGTTCTCCAAGCAGCTTTAGAAAATAAACAAATTTCAGCCAATCTTGTTGACGAGGTCATTTTCGGCAATGTCCTTTCAGCTGGTCATGGACAAAATATTGCCCGGCAGATTGCCATTAAAGCTGGTCTTCCAGAAACCACATCTGCTTACTGTGTCAATAAGGTTTGTGGCTCCGGATTAAAATCAGTCCTCCTGGCTGCCCAATCCATCATGCTTGGTGACAATGATGTGGTTCTTGCTGGAGGCATTGAAATCATGAGCCAAGCTGCCTACCTCTCCAAATCCAGCCGATTTGGCAGCAAGTTGGGTCATATCTCCCTCGAAGATTCCATGCTAACAGACGGTTTGACAGATGCCTTCAACGACTATCACATGGGCATTACAGCAGAAAATGTAGCTGAACGCTATCACATCAGCCGTGAAGCTCAGGACGTCTTTGCATACAGCAGTCAAGAAAAAGCTGCCAAAGCTATTACTGAAGGTCGTTTTGTAGATGAGATTGTTCCGATTAGGCTCAATAGTCGCAAGGGAGAAAGCATTTTTGACAAGGATGAATACCCCCGTCTAACCCCGCTTGACAAACTAGCCACTCTACGACCGGCCTTCAAAAAAGACGGTACGGTCACTGCTGCCAATGCTTCTGGTATCAATGATGGCTGTGCAGTCCTCCTTCTCATGTCTGAGGAAAAGGCTACCGAGCTGAACCTCACACCACTGGCCTATATCGAAAGTTATGCTACAAGCGGCCTAGATCCTGCCCTCATGGGAATGGGACCTGTTACTGCAAGCCAACAGGCGCTGCAAAAGATTGACAAAACAGTTGAAGATATTGACTTGTTCGAGCTGAACGAAGCCTTTGCAGCCCAGTCTATTCCAGTTGTTGACCAATTAGGAGCTGACCCTGCAAAGGTCAATGTCAACGGCGGTGCCATCGCTCTCGGTCACCCAATCGGAGCTAGTGGCAGTCGAATTTTGGTCAGTCTCATCCACGAACTCATCAAGCAAGATAAAGAGCTGGGTCTCTGTGCCCTCTGTATCGGAGGCGGTCAGGGTATCTCCCTTATCGTTTCCAATGCACAAAAAAATAGCAACTAA
- a CDS encoding phosphoglycerate mutase, translated as MVKLVFARHGESEWNKANLFTGWADVDLSEKGTQQAIDAGKLIKEAGIDFDLAFTSVLKRAIKTTNLALEAADQLWVPVEKSWRLNERHYGGLTGLNKAEAAAEFGDDQVHIWRRSYDTLPPEMAKDHEHSAHTDRRYAHLDGSVIPDAENLKVTLERALPFWEDKIAPALKDGKNVFVGAHGNSIRALVKHIKGLSDDEIMDVEIPNFPPLVFELDENLNIVKEYYLEA; from the coding sequence ATGGTAAAATTGGTTTTTGCTCGCCATGGTGAGTCTGAATGGAACAAAGCTAACCTTTTCACTGGTTGGGCTGATGTTGATTTGTCTGAAAAAGGTACTCAACAAGCAATCGACGCTGGTAAATTGATCAAAGAAGCAGGTATTGATTTTGACCTTGCTTTTACATCAGTATTGAAACGCGCTATCAAGACAACAAACTTGGCTCTTGAAGCTGCAGATCAATTGTGGGTACCAGTTGAAAAATCATGGCGTTTGAACGAGCGTCACTACGGCGGTTTGACTGGCTTGAACAAGGCTGAAGCAGCAGCAGAATTTGGTGATGATCAAGTTCATATCTGGCGTCGTTCTTATGATACTTTGCCACCAGAAATGGCTAAGGATCATGAGCATTCAGCGCACACTGACCGTCGTTATGCTCACCTTGACGGTTCTGTTATCCCAGATGCAGAAAACTTGAAAGTAACGCTTGAGCGCGCACTTCCATTCTGGGAAGACAAGATTGCTCCAGCTTTGAAAGACGGCAAAAATGTTTTCGTAGGTGCACACGGCAACTCTATCCGTGCCCTTGTAAAACACATCAAAGGCTTGTCTGATGATGAAATCATGGATGTGGAAATTCCAAACTTCCCACCACTTGTTTTCGAATTGGATGAAAACTTGAACATTGTGAAAGAGTACTACTTGGAAGCATAA
- a CDS encoding VOC family protein, with translation MASKKMLHACLRVENLEASQKFYEEAFGFKETRRKDYPEHKFTLVYLALEGDDFEIELTYNYDHGPYIVGDGFSHLALSSDDLEGDNAKHKELGYPTTDIKGLPGSPGRYYFVTDPDGYRVEVIRAN, from the coding sequence ATGGCTAGTAAGAAAATGTTGCACGCCTGCTTGCGTGTTGAAAACTTAGAAGCTTCACAAAAATTTTATGAGGAAGCTTTCGGATTTAAAGAAACTCGTCGCAAAGACTATCCAGAGCACAAGTTTACCTTGGTTTACTTGGCGCTTGAAGGGGATGACTTTGAGATTGAATTGACCTATAACTATGACCATGGTCCTTATATCGTAGGCGATGGCTTCTCGCATTTGGCCCTTTCGTCAGATGATTTGGAAGGGGATAATGCTAAGCATAAGGAGCTAGGCTATCCAACGACAGACATCAAGGGCTTGCCAGGTAGTCCAGGTCGCTACTATTTTGTGACAGATCCAGATGGCTACCGTGTAGAAGTCATCCGTGCTAATTAA
- a CDS encoding polysaccharide deacetylase family protein, translated as MKKLFWLLLNAFLVAMMVVASIYLYRNFQDWQLTHFIKEKEELVLKGQSSDLEEGNIGSTHVLATIPKDPSGQRITQLEQKIVGHVRHKLGYKKPSGKIKNVLVVHTKEGQTNFKKVRAHEIHSEQYAVQSLQVTKEEEARPERVLLTEDQQLFTLGDMFLDLNAAKTIMVNKLQEKLTSQGLDEAEKARIIAEFQNLDLETVVFSYANSQLVLALSEEVFKTASLELAISDFFPIMKGDYLADVDKANYDQYLAQNQVDKTALRQIALTFDDGPNPATTPVILDLLKKYNAKATFFVLGSVVEGNEGILQRMVAEGHEVANHTWSHPNLTRLSTEQIKEEIELTQAIVEKAIGKRPTMVRPPFGAVNQAVVDAMGLPSIYWNVDTEDWLNRDSHAIFKRVKEQACPGCIILMHDIRQPTVDSLEPVLQFLTSEGYNLVTTTELLGPNLNPQHIYYDQEANGPAQH; from the coding sequence ATGAAAAAGTTGTTTTGGCTTCTCTTGAATGCATTTCTAGTAGCCATGATGGTGGTTGCAAGTATTTATCTATACCGCAACTTCCAAGATTGGCAATTAACGCATTTTATTAAAGAGAAAGAAGAATTGGTACTGAAAGGACAATCATCTGATTTAGAAGAGGGGAATATCGGTTCTACGCATGTTCTTGCGACCATACCCAAAGACCCGTCTGGTCAGAGAATTACCCAACTAGAACAAAAAATAGTGGGACATGTCCGCCATAAGTTAGGCTATAAGAAGCCGTCAGGAAAAATAAAGAATGTCCTTGTTGTTCATACCAAGGAGGGGCAGACCAATTTTAAAAAGGTTCGTGCCCATGAAATCCATAGTGAGCAGTATGCTGTCCAATCCTTACAAGTAACAAAAGAGGAGGAGGCTAGACCTGAACGTGTCTTGCTGACAGAGGACCAGCAACTCTTTACCTTGGGGGATATGTTCTTGGACTTGAATGCCGCCAAGACCATTATGGTCAATAAGTTGCAGGAAAAATTGACCAGTCAAGGCTTGGATGAGGCAGAAAAAGCCAGGATTATTGCAGAGTTTCAAAATCTAGACTTGGAAACAGTGGTCTTTAGTTATGCCAATAGTCAATTAGTTCTGGCATTGTCTGAGGAAGTTTTTAAGACAGCTAGTCTGGAACTAGCTATTTCAGATTTCTTCCCGATTATGAAGGGGGATTATCTGGCAGATGTTGACAAGGCCAATTATGATCAGTATCTTGCTCAAAACCAAGTGGATAAAACAGCCCTTCGTCAAATTGCCTTGACCTTTGATGATGGGCCAAATCCTGCGACGACACCGGTTATTTTGGACCTTTTAAAGAAATACAATGCTAAGGCGACCTTCTTTGTATTGGGAAGTGTCGTAGAAGGAAATGAGGGAATCCTCCAGCGTATGGTAGCGGAGGGGCATGAAGTTGCTAACCATACTTGGAGCCATCCAAATTTGACACGTCTTTCAACCGAGCAAATTAAAGAAGAAATTGAGTTGACTCAGGCTATTGTTGAAAAAGCTATTGGGAAGCGTCCAACCATGGTGCGTCCACCTTTTGGAGCTGTCAATCAGGCAGTGGTGGATGCTATGGGACTTCCATCAATTTACTGGAATGTGGATACAGAGGACTGGCTAAATCGAGATAGCCATGCCATTTTTAAAAGAGTGAAAGAGCAAGCTTGTCCTGGCTGCATCATCCTTATGCATGATATCCGTCAGCCGACAGTGGATAGTTTGGAACCTGTCTTACAGTTCCTCACATCTGAGGGCTACAATCTAGTGACGACAACAGAATTATTGGGACCAAATCTCAATCCCCAACATATTTATTATGATCAGGAAGCCAATGGTCCAGCGCAACATTAA
- a CDS encoding DEAD/DEAH box helicase — protein MKTNFPTSWTDQLTQLGFEDFTPIQVQAFQPIRTGKSLLAISPTGTGKTLAYLWPSLLALTPKKAQQLLILAPNTELAGQIFDVCKTWSEAIGLNVQLFLSGSSQKRQIERLKKGPEILIGTPGRIFELIKLKKIKMMNINTIVLDEFDQLFSDSQYHFVEKIIGYVPRDHQLIYMSATAKFDRQKIAQDIESIDLSEQKLDNIQHCYMMVDKRDRLETLRKFANIPDFRALAFFNSLSDLGASEDKLLYNGVNAVSLASDVNVKFRKVIIERFKNHELNLLLATDMVARGIDIDNLECVLNFDVPFDQEAYTHRAGRTGRMGKEGLVITLVSSPSEVKQLKKYAQVQEVILKNQELYKV, from the coding sequence ATGAAAACTAATTTCCCAACCAGCTGGACTGACCAGCTGACTCAACTTGGCTTTGAGGACTTTACACCCATCCAAGTCCAAGCCTTCCAGCCAATCAGAACTGGCAAATCTCTCCTTGCCATCAGTCCAACAGGTACGGGCAAGACCCTTGCCTACCTCTGGCCCAGCTTACTGGCTTTGACACCTAAAAAGGCCCAACAATTACTGATCCTGGCTCCCAATACCGAGTTGGCTGGTCAAATCTTTGACGTCTGCAAAACCTGGTCAGAGGCTATTGGTCTTAACGTCCAACTCTTTCTTTCAGGTTCTAGTCAGAAACGGCAGATTGAGCGATTAAAAAAAGGACCGGAAATCCTGATTGGAACTCCTGGCCGCATTTTTGAGTTGATAAAATTGAAAAAAATCAAGATGATGAATATCAATACCATTGTCTTAGATGAATTTGACCAGCTCTTTTCTGATTCCCAATATCATTTTGTGGAAAAGATTATTGGCTATGTACCTCGTGACCACCAATTGATTTACATGAGTGCAACAGCTAAGTTTGACCGTCAAAAGATTGCTCAAGATATTGAAAGTATCGACTTATCTGAACAGAAATTGGATAACATTCAACATTGCTACATGATGGTGGACAAGCGTGACCGCTTAGAAACCCTTCGCAAGTTTGCCAATATTCCAGACTTTCGTGCTCTGGCATTCTTCAACAGCCTATCAGACCTGGGGGCCAGCGAAGACAAGCTCCTATATAATGGAGTAAACGCTGTTTCTCTGGCTTCGGATGTCAATGTCAAATTCCGCAAGGTCATCATTGAACGTTTCAAAAACCACGAACTCAATCTTTTATTGGCTACAGATATGGTTGCGCGTGGGATTGATATTGATAACTTGGAATGCGTCCTTAACTTTGACGTTCCATTTGACCAAGAAGCCTATACCCACCGAGCTGGACGGACTGGTCGCATGGGCAAGGAGGGGCTAGTCATTACCCTAGTATCCAGTCCAAGTGAAGTCAAGCAGTTGAAAAAATATGCTCAAGTCCAAGAAGTCATCTTGAAGAACCAAGAACTCTATAAAGTATAA
- a CDS encoding Gfo/Idh/MocA family protein: MLNFGIIGTSDISHKFISSAHLSKYLQLSAIFSRKLETAMSFSTNYENVKLYTEWIKFLSAPIDLVYIASPNALHFEQAKAVLMAGKHAIVEKPMVSTPQELAQLRQIAKENGVFLFEAARNYHEEAIAIIKDFLKDKTVWGANFSYAKYSSKMPDLLAGQTPNIFSTDFSGGALMDLGVYTLYTAIGLFGRPNAARYAAHQLPSSIDLNGTGQLIYDDFLVSIQAGKNITSNLPSEIYTSEGTLTLNACQHISSAIFTKHDGSQIVLPIQAQEEPMLEEAQAIAQVIQQNNHELAEEWLDVAEAVHQTLYTMRQDAGITFKADTHEN, translated from the coding sequence ATGCTAAATTTTGGTATTATTGGTACTTCAGACATCAGTCACAAGTTCATTTCCTCTGCTCATTTGAGTAAATATCTTCAATTATCAGCGATATTTTCAAGAAAACTAGAAACTGCTATGTCATTTTCAACAAATTACGAAAATGTAAAATTATACACAGAATGGATAAAATTCCTTTCTGCACCCATTGACTTGGTCTATATTGCCAGTCCAAACGCCTTGCACTTTGAACAAGCAAAAGCTGTTCTCATGGCCGGTAAACACGCTATCGTTGAAAAGCCTATGGTGTCCACACCTCAAGAATTGGCCCAGCTTCGTCAGATTGCTAAGGAAAATGGTGTCTTCCTATTTGAAGCAGCTCGCAATTACCACGAAGAAGCCATCGCTATTATTAAGGACTTCTTGAAGGATAAGACTGTTTGGGGTGCCAACTTCTCCTATGCCAAATATTCTTCTAAAATGCCTGACCTCTTGGCAGGACAGACCCCAAATATCTTTTCAACTGATTTTTCTGGCGGAGCCTTAATGGATCTGGGTGTCTATACCCTCTATACTGCCATTGGCCTCTTTGGCAGACCAAATGCAGCCCGATACGCTGCCCACCAGCTCCCTTCATCCATTGATTTGAATGGAACTGGGCAACTGATTTATGATGATTTTCTAGTAAGCATTCAGGCTGGAAAGAATATCACTAGCAATCTACCGAGTGAAATTTATACTAGTGAAGGCACCCTCACCCTCAACGCCTGCCAACATATCAGCTCTGCTATTTTTACCAAACATGACGGTAGCCAAATTGTCCTCCCTATCCAAGCGCAGGAAGAGCCTATGCTGGAGGAAGCGCAAGCCATTGCCCAAGTCATCCAGCAGAACAATCATGAGCTAGCAGAAGAATGGCTGGATGTGGCTGAGGCCGTCCATCAAACTCTTTACACCATGCGCCAAGACGCAGGAATAACCTTTAAGGCGGATACCCATGAAAACTAA
- the udk gene encoding uridine kinase, with product MTQKPIIIGVTGGSGGGKTSVSRAILDNFPNARISMIEHDSYYKNQSHLTFEERILTNYDHPLAFDTDLMIYHLGELLAGRSVDIPIYDYTQHTRSDKTYRQEPQDVFIVEGILVLEDKRLRDLMDIKIFVDTDDDIRIIRRIKRDMEERGRSLDSIIEQYTTVVKPMYHQFIEPTKRYADIVIPEGVSNLVAIDLINTKVESILRERG from the coding sequence ATGACTCAGAAACCCATTATTATTGGCGTAACCGGCGGATCTGGAGGTGGCAAGACAAGTGTGTCGCGTGCCATTCTGGATAATTTCCCAAATGCTCGCATATCAATGATTGAACACGATTCTTACTATAAGAATCAGTCACACCTAACCTTTGAAGAACGGATATTGACCAATTATGACCATCCACTAGCCTTTGACACAGATTTGATGATTTACCATCTGGGTGAATTGTTGGCAGGGCGTTCAGTGGATATTCCGATATATGATTACACTCAGCACACCCGTTCAGATAAGACCTATCGTCAGGAGCCACAAGATGTATTTATTGTGGAAGGTATTTTGGTATTGGAAGACAAGCGGTTGCGGGATTTGATGGATATTAAAATCTTCGTCGATACTGACGATGATATTCGCATCATTCGCCGTATTAAGAGAGATATGGAAGAACGTGGGCGTAGCTTAGATAGTATCATTGAACAGTACACCACGGTGGTGAAACCTATGTATCACCAGTTTATCGAGCCGACCAAGCGCTATGCAGATATCGTCATTCCTGAAGGCGTCAGCAATCTTGTAGCCATCGACTTGATCAACACCAAGGTGGAGAGTATATTAAGAGAGCGTGGTTAA
- a CDS encoding PadR family transcriptional regulator, translating to MPKQRILPHIILGIMGASGQMVTGKQITDYVQRDLGEFWQVAHSQVYPELKRMTKEELITCHAVPGNEKEKQYAMTATGRQILEDWLSIPNDETPQQKDLFSIKMFFIRDKKDPRIPGLLENQIELVTKHLKHLDSRKVELFSTKESIQDNYGHYLILTRAIERNRAQLKWLEDTLASL from the coding sequence ATGCCCAAGCAGAGAATATTACCCCATATAATACTAGGGATAATGGGTGCTAGCGGTCAGATGGTAACTGGTAAGCAGATTACCGACTATGTTCAACGCGATTTAGGAGAATTTTGGCAGGTAGCTCATAGTCAAGTCTATCCAGAGCTAAAACGCATGACCAAGGAAGAGTTGATTACCTGTCATGCGGTTCCTGGCAATGAAAAAGAGAAGCAGTATGCTATGACTGCGACAGGTCGTCAGATTTTGGAAGATTGGCTATCCATTCCAAATGATGAAACTCCTCAACAAAAGGATCTGTTTTCTATTAAGATGTTCTTTATCCGTGATAAGAAAGATCCACGGATACCAGGTTTGTTGGAGAATCAAATTGAATTAGTCACCAAGCACTTGAAACACCTAGACAGTCGCAAGGTTGAGTTATTCTCAACCAAGGAGAGTATTCAAGACAACTATGGTCACTACTTGATTTTGACCCGAGCTATCGAGCGCAATCGTGCCCAGCTCAAGTGGTTGGAAGATACCCTAGCAAGTTTGTAA